One Danio rerio strain Tuebingen ecotype United States chromosome 7, GRCz12tu, whole genome shotgun sequence genomic window, TTTTGTAACTCTTAATGATCTTACGTATCAGCTACAGCAGTGCAGCTTTTGTTGGGAAATTAATCAAAAGTTGGTTCTCTCATGTATAATGTACATGTAatgataaaattttatatatatatatatatatatatatatatatatatatatatatatatatatatacatatatacatatatatatatatatatatatatatatatatatatatatatatatatatatatatatatatatatatagttgaagtcagaattattagcccgcctgtgaattttgtttttcatttttaaatatttcccaaattatgtttaacagagcaatgaaatgtttacagcatgtctgataatattttttcttctgcagaaagtctcattttttttttttatttagaccagaataaaggcagtttttatttgaaaaaaaatatttaaggtcaaacttattagcccctttaagctatatattttttttcggtagtctgcagaacaaaccattgttatacaataacttgcctaattgctttaacctgcctagttaacctaattaacccagttaagcctttaaatgtcactttaagctgtatagaagtgtcttgataaatatctatcATCATAATATATATCATCacaacaaagataaaaataaataagttattagaaatgagttattaaagctataatgtttagaaatgtgttgaaaaaaaaatctctgggGAGAGGGGGGATgtcttataattcaggggggctaataattctgactcaactgtgtgtgtgtgtatgtgtgtgtgtgtgtgtgtgatatagtTCAAAGGAAAAGTTATGGTGcatcagcaaacaaataaaagaaaaaaaaaagatatagaaAATAATGGACAGTTCCAGgcagcatttttatttatattcatgcaTTACTGCTGATatttacagataaaaaaaatatatgcaattaAGTGAAATTAAAGTTATACAAAGCTACATAAAGAACTTGTTAACTAACTTGAACAACAACACATACTGTGAAAGAACAACAGCAATACTTTCTTTTCATTAGTAATGTCTCAGCTAATGTACTGTGGTCTCTGAATAAATGGTTTCCTGGATGGTTTTTATTGAAGATCTTCTCGAGGTGGAGGGCTTTGTTTTGGAAAAGTGCAGGGCAGCATAGTTTAAGTCATCTGTTTCAATCTACAGAGGAAGAAATgccacagaaaaaaatattcagtcGATTTTCACTGTCTGTTACAAAAAATAcctgtattttaaaaagtaatgagtTCTGAATGTGACATTGAATGGCGTAATGAAATGCAATAATGCTTAAAACTCAATATGCTAgtgtatatattaaatacatctcaatatatatatatatatatatatatatatatatatatattttttttttttttttttttttttttttaaataaatagttctttgtgaaaatgaactttaatttAGGTGTTAAACTTGATATAGATATAATTGTTATCCTGAAGTAAAAAAATTTATGTAGTCGATAAACAGACAATATAGCAACATGCCTAtaacacaatatttttaatttgctagaattttaaggaattattaattaccttattaatgattattattagaaTGATAATCACCTGATTTATCTGGCCTCTGAGTTGTTCTGTAGTTTCTGTGGAACATACAGTAATAAGATAAACGTACAGATCACTGGTCTGAATGTCAAAGTAGAATACCATATAAACAtacacagtggtgtgaaaaagtgttttcccgcttactcttttttttctttctttctttctttttttttttttttgcatgtttatcAAATCTTTAATGTTTCTGATCatcaaaaaaattgaaatatttatatgaatGCCCAGCCACCTGTTAGTGAACTTAAGCTGAAGCAAACTTGAGTTCTacagcaagacaatgacccaaagcacaccagcaagtccACTTTTGAATGGCTGAAGGAAAACTAAATTAAGACCCTGGAGTGGcgtagtcaaagtcctgacctgaacccaAATGTGATGTTGTGGAATGACATTAAAAAGGCGGTTCAGGCTCAAAACccctccaatgtggctgaattacaacaattctgcaaaaatGAGAGGGCCAAAATTCCTATACAAAACTTATTGCATGTTAACAAAAATGtttgattgcagttgttgctgttgttaagAATGACCCAACCAGTTATTAGGGATAGGGGACAAACACTTTCACACACGGTTATGTAGACTTGTATtttgtaataattgttttttatatatttttaaaacttatgTATATTTACCTTTTCTACGATTCTGAAGCACCAGAACTATGTTCGCAACAATGGATGTTACACTTATTGTAAACAGGATGACAACAACTGGATTCCAAAAGGAGGAAGCTGAAAATTAGCAAATGATCACATTGATTTCGGTGTTAATTTGATGTATCATTTGATGTGTCTGAAACTTTTTGTACCTTCAATAGTCAACTTGGTTCCATTTCCAAAGTGTATCTTCCCACATGTGTCAACGGCACAGTAATAAACTCCAGCATCAGATGTAGTGAGTTCAGTCTGAGAGAGACTATAAACACAACTCTGAACAAAAGAGCTCTTCTCTGAACTTTCCAAACACTGATCGCTCCGGTTATCATGAGTGTAAATGAACCCTGGTTGAGAATATCCTGATGAGCGTTTAAACCAGTAGACTCTGTAATGTCCAGCACAGATGTGACTGCTGACCGAACACTGCAGGGTcactgaatctcctggatgaagTCTGTCAGACACAGGCTGCTGGATAACAGACGTGCTGCTAATTCTGTCAGTTTCTGAAAGACATGAAACAttctgtaaatatattaatatgcaATAGATGTGCAAATGATCATGGGCATTTGTTTATTgcaaacttttcttttttaccaAAAGGGCTCATTACAAATTTCAAAAGGCACAGAAGTGCTAATAAATATCTGGTGTCTCATATATACTGTAAACATGGCATTTGCACAAAACAGGTGGAAACATGAGCATGCCATTTCACATGCAAAGTTTATAATCTATACAAACCAAACTTGATGGGAGAATATGCACAGCTTTAAGTAAACTCAAAGAaaacatatttaacttaaatattgactTATTTGAACcactataaatcattttattaacCATAATCATTAGTAAACCAATTAAAATTTGTTCTGGCAGATGTTCACTTTTAGAAAGGTTCTACGCAGAGTTCTATACAGTTCATGAGACCCCAGATCTGTAGGCTGACGTGTGTATTAGTGAATGCCTCTGATGTGAGTTTTTGGTTACTTCTTGGGTTTTTAGAAATAGAAAGCAAAAAAGGGGGTGAATTGTGACTGCCTCTTTTGCTTTGGCTCTTTTgctttctgtctttctctttgTCTTTGTCTCTCATTGCTTTTCTATCGGGTAACTTTGGACATTAAAGCTGggtaaaattaatattatatatgttttatcatttaatgTTGTATCACCTCATACAATTATTTCATAACTAActgttgttaaataatttcatGTTCAAGTATTCTGTGaattaattttgatttaatattaatgGAGTTAAACTGCTCCATTTTGCAATACATAATAGTCACACAATAGCAACAGTCTCcccttatattttatttttaattgcatttattttaaacgTTGGTGTAAGATTACAAAAGGTGGCTGAAAAAGAAATGTAGAGTTTTGGGATTTTTAGGGGATTAAAACTGTGACTCTGACTCTTTTGCTTTGACTCTCttgctttctgtctttctttgtttgtttctctCTCCTCTATCTTTATCAGTTACATTAAAGTTGGGTACAATTAATATCAATTACTTTGTGACCAATTGAGTaatcctcattcattcattttcatttcgacttagtccctttattaatctggggtcacacagtggaatgaaccgcccaaTTAAGCAATAATAGCAAGATGTtgttattaaatcatttcattttcaactaTTCtgtaaattaattcaattcaattcacctatatttgtatagcgcttttacaatgcagattgtgtcaaagcagcttcacataaaagatcatagtaaattgaaacagtgtagttcagttttcagtttaagttcagttcagtttagctcagttcattgtggtttaataatcactactgagagtccaaacactgaaaagcaatccatcgatgcacagctctacagatcccgaaccatgcaagctagtggcgacagcggcgaggaaaaaacttcaccaattggcgaaagtgaaaaaTTACAATTACTGCTCCAATAGTCACACAATAGCAACACAATCTTGATTTTCTAACTGCACTTTTTTTCCATCTTTAATAAGATTGATAAGATTGCAGATGGTGTTGAAATGTACAGTTTATAGACTATCATGCTGACATTTCTTGAATCATTCGGCAATACTACAGCTTGAACTACTGCAGTTACAAAGCCTTACACACATTTATGTGAATTTCAGAATGCAAAAACTGTGATTAACTTACCTTTGCGCAGCAGAATCGTTCCTTCTCCAAACATTAACCTGTTCAAGAAATCCTTAACACAATAGTAAGTTGCAAAATCCTCTTTCTCCAAGTGAATGATAGTTAAATTATAAGAGCCACTTGCAACTGTGATAAAGAATCGATTAGTGTTGTTGAAGGCATTTTGATATGTAACTCTTCCAGAGTTGAAATCTGAATATGCTATAAGAAGAGGTTTCTTGCCAGCTGAATGTTTAGTCCATGAAACAGTAGTTACATAGTCATCAGAGTGAAAACAGGGTAAAGTCACACGGCTTCCAAGTTCAGCAACTACCAGTGGCTGCTGatgaataaaatcttcttcacagGTCCCatctaaaacaacaaaaacaaacaaataaacaagaagaaataaaaagtcaaacataaagattattaaaaattatGACTGGACAAACAATTAtcgcaataaaacaataattacaatatttactttctttgataaaacaaaaacgcattttataaatgtttaggtTTCTAAGCATATTTAAAGTTTCACTCAGGCAAAAAATGCCTTTAAAATTGAAAGAAACAGAGATTTGACATtatgataattataattattgactgattttaattttattgtgatCTTCTTTTCTTGTCATTATCACCCAACAGTTTAAACTTACATGCAAATATGAGGAAAAAGAAGGTAAAAGAACTTTGCAAGCTCATTTTGCAGCACctgagaaaagaaaaataaacatgtcaAGAAAcctgaaaaatgaaaataatgaaatattcaaGTTTACACATTTTATATCTCTAACATTTGAACAGAAGTCCTTCGCAACATatattaatttgataaaaaaaatcttgaaattaAAAATGGTTTACTTACAGTACAACCTCACTAGAAAGATAttctttaaataagaaaacaagAAACTTAAGATTAAAGCCCTCTAATATTGATTGAGACACACAGATCAGGTCCAGTATATTCAGTTCAGACCACCACCATAAAAAACTAGTCAAACAAGAAAACTAACATGCCCTTGTCATGTGTCGGGGTTTGGTAGTAAGTCTAATTTCAGACTGCTTCCTCTTCAATGCACAACAGCGGTCAAAGATCAGACACGgaaatgttcaaaaaaaaaaaaaaaaaaaaaagggcagaGCCTACTTTATTTACAAGAATCTCTCTTTACAGATGCTTGAACTTGTACAGTGATCAAATAAACAGATACCATAGGAATTGCAAACCTACATCAGGTGCCAATTAGATTACTTtgagtttttatattattttgtgagTGCATTTTAAAACCGACAACAATGTTTAGAACTATTTAAAGCAGGAAAAAGGTGAAAAAGGTTTGAAAAGGTGTGTAAAGGTTCAACATGACAATAACTCAAAATGCACTACAAAAGACACTTCTAAAAGACCAGTTATCTTAAAATGAGCAGATATTGGTTGATTAAAAGGCCTCAAACTGATGTTGAACTAATGAACGGCTGAATcagcatatacacacatatacacaaagtGGTAACTTGTGGATGTTGTTTATGCTCATATAAAGTATTTGCCAAAAGTCAAATCATAATTGTAAGCCAATTTAAACACCTCCATCATaatatatttgttaatgttaaatgTAAACTTTTGTTTTGCCCTCTTTTGGGGCGATTTGTGCTGAAGCGTAATAGATTTACACTATATATACCACACCACACCCAGAAGACAAACATCACACAACATTAAAAGCACTAAAGACAGCAGCTACTGTACCTCTTCCCATTAAATGTCAGCAAATCAAAAGCACAAGGAACAAATATCCACCTTAGTTTTCATGTAAGAGCAGGTATAGTCATTGTACTTAAACAGGTCAAGACTTATGGTCTTAGTCACCTCCATTGATTTTTAGCTGTACAAACTGCTTATTATTCTGCTTGATGatccaaactgaaaaaaaaaacaaaaaaaaaaacacagtagctcagtggttagcactattgcctcatagcaagaaggttgctgggtcagttggcatttttgtgtggagtttgcatgttcgcatgggttgccggtttctctgggtgctccggtttcccccacaagcccaaagacctGCACTATAggtaattaaataaacttaagtggccatagtgtgtgtgtgtgaataagagcaCATGGacgttttccagtactgggttgcagctggaagggcatccgctgtgtaaaacataagctggataagttggcggatcattccgctgtggcaacccctgatgaataaatcagaaaagaaaacgaattaataaatgaatgaactagtATTTCCTtatcatattatttttatgtactaTGATAAACACACAGCACAAGTAGTTTGACCATCAAAAAAAATAGGGCCATGTGAAAACATATGCAAACTATAGACTGGTAGACTGGTGACAACACTGATGGGATAGAAAACTTGAGAGAGATTACTTATTTATGAAGAATAAATCCTACTATTTTATAGTATTCTAAACAGCATTATTTACGCCATAAAGGCTAGGTCAATTAGCATTTCATCATAATATTAAAGCAGACTTTAATACCTTGAGCACACATTATTAAGAGGACGTCAGCTACAGCAAATATACTTAAGTCTTTGCAGTAGGCAGGCTTTTTTTCCCCAGCGGTTTCAGTACTACAGCTTGCTTTACGTCATCAGGTATTcacattatttgtgaatttgcGTAGGATTGTGAAAACATCAGTTTGCTTCAGATACAGTACATGAACGTGATCGCAGGGGTTTCATGTCCAATGCcttttatatgttttatgtgcagttgctgtattttaaattaatcaatgtaacttaagatacctgtcagattacattaatactgttataacttcagattcctgtcctgatcccaggtgtttcatg contains:
- the nitr3a gene encoding novel immune-type receptor 3a isoform X2; protein product: MSLQSSFTFFFLIFAYGTCEEDFIHQQPLVVAELGSRVTLPCFHSDDYVTTVSWTKHSAGKKPLLIAYSDFNSGRVTYQNAFNNTNRFFITVASGSYNLTIIHLEKEDFATYYCVKDFLNRLMFGEGTILLRKETDRISSTSVIQQPVSDRLHPGDSVTLQCSVSSHICAGHYRVYWFKRSSGYSQPGFIYTHDNRSDQCLESSEKSSFVQSCVYSLSQTELTTSDAGVYYCAVDTCGKIHFGNGTKLTIEASSFWNPVVVILFTISVTSIVANIVLVLQNRRKETTEQLRGQINQIETDDLNYAALHFSKTKPSTSRRSSIKTIQETIYSETTVH
- the nitr3a gene encoding novel immune-type receptor 3a isoform X1, with protein sequence MIRQLIQLMFYTADALPAATQCCKMSLQSSFTFFFLIFAYGTCEEDFIHQQPLVVAELGSRVTLPCFHSDDYVTTVSWTKHSAGKKPLLIAYSDFNSGRVTYQNAFNNTNRFFITVASGSYNLTIIHLEKEDFATYYCVKDFLNRLMFGEGTILLRKETDRISSTSVIQQPVSDRLHPGDSVTLQCSVSSHICAGHYRVYWFKRSSGYSQPGFIYTHDNRSDQCLESSEKSSFVQSCVYSLSQTELTTSDAGVYYCAVDTCGKIHFGNGTKLTIEASSFWNPVVVILFTISVTSIVANIVLVLQNRRKETTEQLRGQINQIETDDLNYAALHFSKTKPSTSRRSSIKTIQETIYSETTVH